A genomic segment from Muntiacus reevesi chromosome 15, mMunRee1.1, whole genome shotgun sequence encodes:
- the CIB1 gene encoding calcium and integrin-binding protein 1: protein MGGSGSRLSKELLAEYQDLTFLTKQEILLAHRRFCELLPQEQRSVEESLQARVSLEQILSLPELKANPFKERICKVFSTSPSRDSLSFEDFLDLLSVFSDTATPDIKSHYAFRIFDFDDDGTLNREDLSQLVNCLTGESEDTRLSASEMKQLIDNILEESDIDRDGTINLSEFQHVISRSPDFASSFKIVL from the exons ATGGGGGGTTCGGGCAGTCGCCTGTCCAAGGAGCTGCTGGCCGAGTACCAG GACTTGACGTTCCTGACCAAACAGGAGATCCTTCT agCCCACAGACGGTTCTGTGAGCTGCTTCCCCAGGAGCAGCGGAGTGTGGAGGAGTCACTGCAGGCTCGGGTGTCCTTGGAGCAGATCCTCAGCCTTCCAGAGCTCAAG GCCAACCCCTTCAAGGAGCGAATCTGCAAGGTCTTCTCCACTTCCCCGAGCAGAGACAGCCTGAGCTTCGAGGACTTCTTGGACCTCCTCAGTGTGTTCAGTGACACAGCCACCCCAGACATCAAGTCCCACTATGCCTTCCGCATCTTCG ACTTTGATGATGATGGAACCTTGAACAGAGAAGACCTGAGCCAGCTCGTGAACTGCCTCACAGGAGAGAGCGAAGACACACGGCTCAGTGCTTCAGAGATGAAGCAGCTCATCGACAAC ATCCTAGAGGAGTCCGACATTGATAGGGATGGGACCATCAACCTGTCCGAGTTCCAGCATGTCATCTCCCGCTCACCAGATTTTGCCAG TTCCTTTAAGATTGTCCTGTGA
- the GDPGP1 gene encoding GDP-D-glucose phosphorylase 1: MAIPHASNETSYLLPPNKEDWEGHGIPDFVYGQEELVMEGVQWPRGALSLLNTPPLSHFDSALCSAWRQRMELGLFRYPLGALPTQTLPGTVGFVAQLNVERGVQRRRPQNIKSVRQEFDPEQFNFNQIQPGEVLFRLHGKRDRPGSVQQENILVVINVSPLEWGHVLLVPEPARGLPQRLLPGALRAGVEAVLLSSHPGFRVGFNSLGGLASVNHLHLHGYYLAHRLPVEGAPSEPLDPRGRLHVLQALPAPGFLFYTSRPGPDLEALVSRVCRATDYLTDCDIAHNLFVTRGAPPGKTSSSSALSGVRVILWPRKPSFGIKEGEAFNVALCELAGHLPVKTAQDFSSLTEAAALALIRECLLPPAQAEDVRAALVALIGQEEQ, from the coding sequence ATGGCTATTCCACATGCTTCAAATGAAACTTCCTATTTGCTGCCTCCAAACAAGGAAGACTGGGAAGGGCATGGCATTCCTGACTTTGTCTATGGGCAGGAGGAACTCGTGATGGAAGGGGTTCAGTGGCCAAGGGGCGCGCTCAGCCTCCTGAACACGCCACCACTGTCTCACTTTGACTCTGCCCTCTGCTCGGCCTGGAGGCAGCGGATGGAGCTGGGGCTTTTCCGCTACCCACTGGGGGCGCTACCAACCCAAACCCTGCCTGGGACCGTGggttttgtggctcagctgaacGTGGAGCGAGGTGTGCAGAGAAGGCGCCCCCAGAACATCAAGAGCGTGAGGCAGGAGTTTGACCCTGAACAGTTTAACTTCAACCAGATCCAGCCGGGAGAGGTCCTTTTCCGTCTGCACGGGAAGCGGGATCGCCCCGGCTCTGTCCAGCAAGAGAACATCCTGGTGGTGATCAACGTCAGCCCCTTGGAGTGGGGCCACGTGCTGCTGGTGCCCGAACCTGCCCGAGGGCTCCCCCAGCGCCTGCTGCCCGGGGCACTGCGGGCCGGGGTCGAGGCTGTGCTGCTGAGCTCACACCCAGGCTTCCGCGTGGGCTTCAACAGCCTGGGCGGCCTGGCCTCGGTGAACCACCTCCACCTGCATGGCTACTACCTGGCCCACCGGCTGCCCGTGGAGGGGGCCCCCAGTGAACCCCTGGACCCTCGGGGCCGTCTGCATGTGCTCCAGGCCCTCCCAGCTCCGGGCTTCCTTTTTTACACCAGTAGGCCAGGGCCTGACTTGGAAGCCTTGGTAAGCAGGGTGTGTCGGGCCACTGACTACCTGACTGACTGTGACATTGCGCATAACTTGTTTGTCACCCGGGGGGCCCCACCTGGAAAGACATCATCTTCCTCAGCTCTCTCGGGAGTCCGGGTCATTCTGTGGCCCCGGAAGCCTAGCTTTGGGATAAAGGAAGGTGAGGCATTCAACGTTGCCCTCTGTGAGCTGGCTGGGCACCTCCCGGTCAAAACGGCCCAGGACTTCAGCAGCCTGACCGAGGCGGCAGCTCTGGCCCTCATCAGAGAATGTCtgctgcccccagcccaggcAGAAGACGTGCGGGCGGCGCTGGTGGCCTTGATAGGCCAGGAGGAACAGTAA